ataaTGGTGGCGGcggagtcggtgctggcggtggtggaggtggcaccgatggcggaggtggcagtgctggtgctggccagtcatcggggaactctgggatcatgccaaaatcctcttcgtcctcttgtgctggaagggggggaaggggttggtctggtggggtcaatgttggcggcatcgtgggaggtgggcgggggggtgcattggtgggggggtgtgttggggtggaacctgacagtgccaggtccctgagtgagacagtatcttggcggccgtcgggaaactCCACGTAGGCattttgagggttggcgtggagcaggtgaaccctgtccaccaaggggtccgccttgaggagtcggatgtgcctatggagaaggaccggtcctggagctgcgagccaagtcgggagcgacaccccggatgtggacttcctggggaaggtacaaacacgttcatggggtgtggtattagtggcggtgcacaatagtgaccggatggagtgtagagcgtcagggaggacctcctgcaagcgagaggctgggaggttccaggACTGTAGggacagctggatggccctccaaagccgtcccattctcccgttctacttgcccgtttccccgggggctgtagctggtcgtcctgctggaggctatacccctgctgagcaggaactgacgcagctcatcgctcatgaatgaggatcccctgccactctggatgtcatagaacttacagtgcagaaggaggccattcggcccatcgagtctgcaccagctcttggaaagagcaccctacccaaggtcaacacctccaccctatccccataacccaggaaccacacccaacactaagggcaattttggacactatgggcaatttatcgtggccaatccacctaacctgcacatctttggactgtgggaggaaaccggagcacccggaggaaacccacgcacacacggggagaacgtgcaaactccacacagacagtgacccaagtcggaatcgaacctgggaccctgtagctttgaagcaattgtgctacccacaatgctaccgtgctgccccaaaatgtaggcggggaaaccgaacagagcgaaaatggtgttgatggccttgatgacagtgccagatgtcatattggggcatgggatggtgaaggggaatctggagtactcatcgaccacactgagaatgtacctgttacggtcggtggaggggaggggccctttgaaatcgacgctgaggcgttcaaaggggcgggaaaccttcaccaggcacgcacggtccggctagtagaagtgcggcttgcactccgcacagacctggcagtccctggtagctgtccttacttccttgacggagtagggcagattgcgagcttttaccagttggtacaattgagtgaccgccgggtgacaaagactgtcgtgtaggacccggagttggtctacttgtgcgctggcacatgtacctcgggagagggtgtctgggggcttgttgagtttaccggggcgatacaaaatctcataattataggtgcagagttcgattctccaccgcaagattttatcatttttgatcttgccccgctgtgtattattgaacatgaaggctaccgaccgttggtcagtgaggagagtgaatctcttaccgaccaggtaatgcctccaatgccgcacagcttcaacgatagcttgggcctccttttcgacggatgagtgtcgaatttcagaggcatgaaaggtgcgggaaaagaatgccactggtctGCGAGCctagtttagagtggcggcaagggcgacgtctgaagcgtcgctttctacttgaaagggcagtgactcgtccattgcgcgcatcccggccctggcgatgtctgctctgatgcaggcgaaagcgtgttgtgcctcggccgcaagacggaattgggtggactgaatgagtgggcgggccttgtccgcatagtttcggattcactgggcatagtaggaaaagaaccccaggcagcgtttgagggccttggggcagtgggggagtgggagctccatgagggggtgcatgcggtcgtggTTAGGCCCGAGAAGTCcgctttggactacatagccgagaatggctaaccgggtcgtgctgaacacacacttctctttgttataggtcaggttgagaagagtggcaatgcggaggaatttatcgaggttggcatcgtagtcctgctggtcatggccgcagatggtgacattatctaagtggcccgtaaaccgtactggtcgaccattcggtccatttccctttggaagactgagaccccgtttgtgatgccgaaagggaccctaaggaagtgatagagacgaccgtccgcctcgaaggcagagtatggacggtccgacttccggatgaggagctggtggtagacggacttcaggtcaattgttgagaagacccggtactgcacaatctgattgaccatatcagatatgcgtgggagggagtacgcgtcgagctgcgtgtaccgattgatggtctggctgtagtccacgaccatcctatgtttctctccagttttaaccactaccacttgggctctccaggggctgttgctggcctcaataatacccaccttaagcagccgctggacttcggacctgatgaaggtcttgtcctgggtgctgtactgtctgctcctggtggcgacgggtttgcaatccgcagttagattggcaaagagggaggggggggttgaccttgagggtcgcgaggccgcaaacggtaaggggggggtaagggaccgccgaatttgagggtgaggctctggagattgcactggaagcccatgcccaacaggagtgcagcgccgagattaggaaggacatagaggcggaagttactaaattctacatcctggacagtgagggtgactgtacagaggccttggatcgggacggagtgggatccggaggcaagggagatcctttgattggcaggatggaccacgagggagcagcaacttaccatatctgggtgtacgaagctttcggtgctcccagagtccagcaggcacgaggccattgattttcaccgtcatcgacgcggtggccaggttgtgcgggcgagattggtccagcgccattgaagcgagctgcgggtagtcgtcggatgcttcggatggcgagcatgtgcggttccgatctcaggatgtccggagaccctgtggggaacaaaatggcggcgtccatggtgCGCACGTTGCAggatcgggacaagatggcggcgcccatgtggcgcacatggccgaaggggggcaagatggcggcacccattggtcgcacatagcCCTGGGagtagaagatggcggctcccattgtgcatttggcgtgggggagggggcgatagtgggcgcgatcacagcgactgcgcaggcctggcacacagctgcgaagtggcccttcttactgcaggatttacaaacggcagtgcgggccgggcagtgttggcgggggtgctcctGCTGACCgccgaagtagcagcggggacccccggggtgccggATTGTCGTGCGGctcaggcatattgggaaggcagggccccagctgagggggtcgtcggcggggtccaggaggagtAGGAAGGGGTAGGAGGGTGGGCAGCATGGCGGGAAGGGTAAGACtgaacattacgggatgcgaccgtcatggagagcgccaaggtttttgtctccgctagTTAGAGcggggccccttccagtaatcattctcggatgtggtccgacgcaatccccatcacgaaagcatcacgcatgaggagattagcgtgttcagcggccgtaacggcctgacagtcacagtcccgctcgagtggaattagggcgcgccagaagtcttcgatggactcaccaggtagttgcgagcaggtggcgagtacatgcctggcgaagagcgtgttcaccttttgagcatagtgttctttaaggagtgccattgcttcgtgtaattcgaggcgtcttggatcaacgggaacgcgCTGGAGCTCGGTCTGGAGTAcaagacgtttatcttctgagcctccgttggtgcaGGGTCCGCAgctttgatgtaggcctcaaaacatgctagccagtgaataAAGTCTTTtttggcatcgggcgagtgcggatccagctgcaggcgatctggtttgattctgatatccattctgtggaaaagtctgactgcaataaattgatgcgcaatcaattgcacaaagacgcagattggggacaactgtggctttattgcagtcagatgcgtggcctcctgctgcagctggtgaaatggcagggcactggaggtcacgcatatttatacagatcttagtgggcggagccagccggcaagggctaccgacgaacctgtagtgcaggtcctaccttacatcccataatacagtggttcaccacagcaaGTTTGTTGTTTTTCCCCAGGGGTGAAATATTGGAAAAATAAACATGCAAATTAGGAGGTGGATTCTTGATTCTGTGCTGAATTTGTCAATCTGCCAAGCGAGCAGTGGGACCAGACAATCAGTCTCAGTGACTCTGGGGAAGGAGGAGGAGTAAATCGGGATTCCCAGCCTGGACTGCAACCCGATATCCTGGAATTATACATCGGGGAGGGCAGTACCCCCGGCCCACCTCTAATGCCCACCACCAGCAAGGAACAAAGACCCTGCCACTCGCTCTCCAGGCTCACCCACTATAAAGACTGGGCAAATTACGAGGGACCACTCACTGTCACCAGTGGGCTCCTACCCCCATGTAAATCACCACCTTACCCCAAATAACCCAGCAACACGCGGGCACTTTATGGCACCCATAACATATTTGAATTCAATGTGCAACACCAGTACTGCTATGAGTGAGAGAAAATCCCATCTTGGTCAGGAAAGAAGAGAGCTAACACCAGTGTCAAAATAAAAGTCACCTCAGAGGAGGTGTGTATCTTACTGACCCCACCTTTGTGGAAAGACAGAATATAAATATAGGAACACATTGCGGGCTCCTAGTTTATTCCCTGTTGAAATATAGCAGGTAGACATATCGAATCGAGTCCATTGCCTCAACACAGAAAGACAAACTCATCACTGCTGCTCTGCTTCAACCTCCCTGCCTGGCCAGACTTGGAGATTAGCACAGTTTTATCCAGTTTTGTGGGTGCACAGTTCATCAGCCCATAATCCTGAGCACAGCCACCTGCAAAAGTGAAAATAGGGTAATCTTTTTCAAAGACGAGGAGCTCAATACCATTGTGACATTTTTACACAAGTTTTCAAAATTCTCCTTCGTCTGTGCATAAAACCTGATGGTGCATCTGGGATCCATCTTAGTGAAGGACAGCTTTTTTGAAGAGATGCAATTAAATAACTCCAACAGAAAGTCAGGTTTAGTGACATCCACAACAGGTTGGCAGTAGTGAGGGTCCAAACACAGCAAGAAATCATCTTGGAAGCCGATGAAGTTAAGTGAGTGCTTGGGTTTCCCACCGATGATTCCAATACAACATTCAAGCTTCAGAATCTCCTTCACACACTGCATGTACACGGGATTGAGATTTTCTCCTCCAAGTTGAGCAGACACCAGGAGCATAACGGACTTCCAATCACAGCCAGGAATGGTTCCCCCCTTCAACGGGGTCTCACACAGATTCAGCACGAATCCTTTATACGCTGTGCAGTCTTGTGCTACATAGATAGCAATGTTCAGAGATTCAGAGTCTTCAGCTTTTTCTACTGCCCTCTTGATTATGTGAGCCATGGCCCATACCAGTCCCCAGCCTTCTTCCCAGATCTCTTCCCATATTCCACCAACTGATGCACTCCAAATGGAGCCTTGGGGTGATCTCCAAACCAGGAGATGATTTTCCGGTGCTCCAGCTCCTCTTTGTCCATTGTGTACTGCTCAACCTTGGCCCGTCTCCATGATCGGGtttcatgatatatatatataaatgatttggatgaaaatgtgtgttgggggaggggaacgcaagtttgcggatgatacaaagattggcatGGTGGTTAATAGTGAGCAAAAAGGTGTtgagttgcaggaagatatagacgggttgATCATATGGGTAGCTTTGGATtctgatttgggtttattgtcatgtgtattgaGGTATGGTGAAAATAATTGTTTTGCGATCAGTGGCACTTGGaacttaatcctgaaaagtgtgaggtgatacactttggaaggagtgacAAGACAAGGGAGTACCCAATGAATGACAGGACACTAGGAAACTCAGAGAGACAGAGGAATCTTGGGGTACTTATGCACAGATCCCAAAAGGCATCAGGAAAAGTTAATGGGGAGTTAAGAATGTTTCATAAGACcacgaaggagtccacactgaATAGTTCAaaagttcaaagaaacttagtttatttacaataattaTTATATACGTCATagggtagatcccaactgggtctgccttgccagCTTTATATACCACACATCTATACATTGTTGCCTCCCAACCACTCCCGTAACAGTGGAGCTCTTATTCTGCAAGTTTCACAGGGGCGTTAATTGTTCTCACCCATAAGATACTTGTGGGTTATAACAGAAGACACACAGGACACTTACGTTTATCGgttgtggcatagattataagagcaaagaggttatgctggaactgtacaaagCTTTggataggccacaactggagtactgtgtgcagttctggtcacctcactgtggaaagaatgtgattgcactgaggagggtgcagaggagactcaccaggatggtgcctgggatggagcatttgaactACGAAGAGAGGCTGGGTAGGCTTGGGTTGTATTCTTGAGAGCTGagaaaggctgaggggggacctgactgaggtgtgtTAGATTGTGAGGGGTATGGACAAGGTTGATAGGACATAACTGTTTCCTGTTattcaataacaagggggcataattttaaggggaGGGGCAAgagattcagaggggatttgaggaaaacatttttcacccagaggattatgggtttctggaatgcactgcctgggagggtagtagaggctggAAATGTCACAACCTTTAACAAGTATatgaatgagcacttgaaatgtcatgacATTCAAGCCTATGGGTCAAGttatggaaagtgggattagtgcagATTTAGTGTAGTTTTATCCATACAGACtctttgggctgaagggcctcttctgtactgtatgagaaCATGACTCTATTTGGTGTGAAAATTGAAGAAAGGAATAAAAGCTCAATGCAATTTTCTTGAAATGTTTCAGCTAAGAGTGTCGGTGACATAAAATTACCCAAATGCACAAAATATCAGTGTTTAATTGATCAGTTCGGCCTCTCAAttatatttttttccccaattaagggcaatttagcgtggccaatccacctaccctgcacatctttgggctgtgtggggtcagacccacgcagtcacttggagaatgtgcaaactccacacggacaatgacccggatttgaacctgggtcatcAGCACCAtgtggcaacaatgctaaccagtgcaccaccatgctgccaaaTTAGGCCGCCGCCAAATTAGGTCTCGCAATTAAAATCCTGTTGTGATATTAATTTCTTGACATTCATGGCTCTTCGTTGACCAATAATTCCTCACAGCAATTGTTTGGTTGTGTGGATTTTACTGGGCTGCAGAGGTTCTACTTCAGTCCCAAATGATTGAACATTATGTCTGGAACAATGAATCTGGATTTCGATCTTTAATGATAGATCTAATCATTCTGCTGCATTGTATACTGTTGCAAAGACAAGTGTCAGATTTGCAATTTATGCCAAAGATAGAATTGACACTGTACTGTGGAACATTCCACCCAACCCACCCAATTAACCATAAAGGATACAGCACGCCTATCTGAAGAACACTTTACTGATTGCTCACCTTAAATACAAGAATCACAGAAccccaacagtgcaggaggaggccattcggtccatcgcttctACACTGACCTTCCGAGAGaccatcccacctaggcccactcccctgccctatccccataaccttacctagcctttggacactaaggggcaatttagcatggccaatccacgtaacctgcacatctttggactgtgggaggaaactggagcacccggaggaaacccacgcagacacggggagaaagtgtaaactccacacagacggtcaaggttggaatcgaagccaggtccctggcactgtgaggcagcagtgattggTGCATTGAAAACAAAATGCCATTTATATGGATATTCTCTCTGATTAGATGAATGttacaggaacataggaacaggaaggaGTAGGCCGTGCAGCCCCACGAgtctgtcccaccatttaatgacatcatggctgatctgtggccgaaCTCCATATACCTGTTTTTGGCCcatgtcccttaatatctttgttCGGCAAAAATTATTTTATCTCAGATTTATAATTAACAACTGTTCTcatttcaactgctgtttgtgggagagagttccaaacgtcTACTACCCTTTGCATGAAGACGTTGTTCATAAGATCTCTCCTGAATggcctggccctaatttttagaccatgccccctagttttagaatcttcaaccagtggaaaatgtttttatctttatctaccctgtcaatATCTTGAATACCTCACCCTAATGTtctgacaccctgggcgagtgcaagGTCAATTCTACCCCCACAGACctaggagtcccaacataagtgaattaaccaataattcatgttttccgaagatctttaacccttgactgctccagacaccagttacagacaccagatttatcagtaaaacattaacaaactgttattaatttttctttttaaattcagagtacccaattccctttttccaattaagggacaatttagcgtggccaatccgcctggcctgcacatcgttgggttgtggggcgaaacccacgcagacacggggagaatgtgcaaactccacacggacagtgactcagagccgggatcgaacctgggacctcggcgctgtgaggcaacagggctaacccactgtgccatcgtactgCTCCTGACAAATTGTTATTAATAACAAGAGGAAACAATGAATATATATATTAAGAAATAACAGAGCAATTGTCCACCAAtctacctattcccaaaaccccgtcccatcctccacccacacacacacaaaattaaaGGGGAAGATTTGAGGTGACCCTTCACTGCTGCGGTTGCGGACTCTGGAAAATAGATTTACTCAAGAGGTTCAGGTTGGCACAATTCCGTACTCCAACCACCGGGTGGCATTTTACCCAAGAGTTCCAGGTCGGTGCAATTTCGCCCTTCCACCATCAGATGGAGCTTTACACAGGATTCAGATCGATGCACTTCTACACTTCTACACCAGATGGAGCTTCTGCCTCCTTGAGATATTACAGAATTTAAGTTTGAGAGTTTATCGGCCTTTTGTTTGCCTGATTTCTGTGCACAAATGCCAGGAGTATTTTAAAGAATGCTCCCAGTTTGAGCTCTTCCCAACCTTCCAGAGAGAGGATTTAATGGTCACAGACCTGGTGAATGACTGCTTGTTTTCTTACTCCAGAAGACTCCCACAAACCTAAGTGCTGTCTGCCTTCTCATGAGGAGAGCCTTCGCAGAACTGGCCAAAAGAGTGAAGGAACAGCAGAGAAAGTAACTTTCAGCTGCGACCTGTCTGAAACCTTCTCAGAACTAAAGGCAAAATGTAGCTCTGCAGAAGACCCACCTTCTTTCCTGAACATGTCTGACTGGCTTCACCAATCACAGGCAATGATAGGAGCTGGCTGAGCATCACACATACACCGATTGGCTGTTTGATACATCacaggttctgccacagaacctaaagggaAGCCTTGGCCTGGCCCATCAGGACAAGGTTGTTCCAATGTCCAAAGACTTTAATTTAAACAGAAACCCCAAAGGGTGCAGTAATGTTGTAGCAGCTAAACAGAAGACTGTAGATCAAAGTAGGCAGCAGGGCAGGGATAACAAGTGGGTCGGACAAAAGATTTTACAACAATATCCCAACACATATCACCCCTTAACATTCTAAATTCGAGAAAAAACAAGCCTAATTAATGCAATCTCTCCAAGTAACTTAGCACCTGTAATCCAGGTATAATTTTTGTAAACCGACGTTGCACTCTCCCCAAGacaaaaatatccttcctaagatgtggtgCCTAGAAGTGCTCCCAgcatccaagtggggtctaaccagtgttttgtacagctgcagcataactcctgtgtctttatactccagtcctctagatataaacgCTCGTATGCCATTAgccattttgattattttctgtacttgttcatggcattttaaaGATCAATGCACCTGGACCCCAAATCTCTTTGGAaatactctgtacctaacctctttccatttgagggccgaagggcctgtactacgctgtaatgttctatgttctatttagcgaatagtggagatgggctttagagtggtttcacaggttggcgcaacatcgagggccgaagggcctgtactgcgctgtgatgttctatgttctatttagaaattactctgctctatccttttttggtccaaaatggtttCCCTCACACttacttacattgaattccatcttccATAATTTAGctgattcacctagtctgtcaataactACTTGATATTTTATGCTATCATCAAGGCTGAGTAATgcaacctaactttgtatcatcagcaaatttggatatatgaccatcatccaaatcattaatgaataaTGCAAATAATTGAggcaccactagtcacctcctccAACATGAGTTCATAGATCCATAAAATCtttgcagtgcataaggaggccattcagcccattgaggctgcatcgacccttcgaaagaccaccctacttaggcccaatgcCCTGTCCCATTCCTGAAACCCcaccctaaagggcaatttaacatggccaatccacctaacctgcacatctttgggctgtgggaggaaaccagagcacccgggggaaaccggagcacctggaggaaacaccctGCCAATTAGATTAATTGTCAATTATCCCCACTCtttgtcacctgccactcaaccaatttcttgaccatgtcaataatttgccttcaacgTCGTGGGCTTCCATCTTAGTTGACAGTCTCTTatatgggactttatcaaatgccttctggaagtccatataaataacatccatagacattcccctgtctacTTCCTtactcacctcttcaaaaaattcgatAAGATTAGTCAGGAAAGGCCGTTCAGAAGTCCATGCTGATTCTCCCTAATCAAGCAAAATGTTTTGTGCTATTCAGTTTCTCTGATTATGTACTCCAACAATTTCCCCAGCTCAGttgttaggctaaccggtctgtacttCCCTGGTTTCCCTCTTTTACCCTTCTTAGAAAGTGGAGTGACATGCGATTTTttaatccagagggactactcctgaatctaggaaactctgaaagattatagttgagcatctacaatgtgctcccttaCTTCCTTTATCCTTTCGGATAGAAACTGTCATGTCCTGGGGATTTGACGATTTTCAGTTCCATTActttcctagttactgatgcttTACTTATGTACCTAACGACTATTCATTTTTTCACGACTTccagcaagttatcctccttttgaactgtaaaaactgaggcaaagtaattgttcaacatttctgccatttccccattatcaatgatctccattttcagcttttcgtgggcctacattgctcttggCCACCCTTTACCTTTATATATCTATAACATTccttcttattgattttgatgcCCCTGGCTACTTTCCTTTCATAATCCTTTACAGTCTCTCTTAGAAACTtctttgtgaccctttgctggtctttgtatctatcCTATTCATCTGAATCAGTGCTATGTTTTGCACTTTTGTAagtcctttcttttagttttatgctgtccctaaccACTTCAGTTGTCCATGGTGTTTGTTTTGTGAAGTGGAGtcttttcctctcaggggtatatactcGCTCTGTTTAAAttgaatgtcgggaaaagtgagatcttccctgtgaatgctctggggcagagtaCGAACTTGGGGCCCCTACCATTTAAGGTGGATAGGGTTAGATTTCAGTATTTAGGGATTCAGGCTGTGCCTGACTGGGCTAGCATGCATAAGTGGAACTTGATGGGTCTGACAGAGGGGGTTAAcagggatttcaaaagatgggacacccTGCAtttgacattggcggggagggtacaggtggTAAAGAGAAATGTGCTGCCATGggtcttgtttatttttcaatccctccgagttttaCTTAAAGGCTTCTTGGACATACTGATCTCGGAGTTTGTTTGGGCACGCAAGATATCGAGGGCTAGTTGTGCCCGATTGCAAAGATGGAGCTGGGAGGGGGTTCTGGCACTCCCAAACagttgcattattattgggcagtgaataccgagaagatgagatgttggggggaagggggggatcggaagggggggggggtgagtttaaGGGCTCTGGCGACGGCCCTGTTGTCGTTTTCCCTGGGGAAGTATACAAGCAGACCTGGGAGCCCGGTGGCCGCACATCGCCCCCGCCCTCCCCACTAGcgtcccctctgcagccagcccagccctgcCCAAGCCATCCCTCACACGATTCTGACAGAGGACCGAGGAAAGTTGGAAcgattgtgaacaggtgtttattgtgcatgGGTGAACATATTCCTatatggtagcacagttgttaacacttgcttcacagcgccagggtcccaggctcgattgtcGGCTTGagctactgtctgtgcagagactgcatgttctccctgtgtctgtgtgggtttcctccaggtgctccagtttcctcccacaagacctgaaaaacatgctgttaggtgaattggacattctgagttctccctctgtgtacccgaacaggcgccggtatgtggcgactaggggcttttcgcagtaacttcattgcagtgttaatgtaagcctacttgtgacaataaaga
This Scyliorhinus torazame isolate Kashiwa2021f chromosome 11, sScyTor2.1, whole genome shotgun sequence DNA region includes the following protein-coding sequences:
- the LOC140385957 gene encoding LOW QUALITY PROTEIN: cysteine protease ATG4D-like (The sequence of the model RefSeq protein was modified relative to this genomic sequence to represent the inferred CDS: inserted 2 bases in 2 codons); translation: MDKEELEHRKIISWFGDHPKAPFGVHQLVEYGKRSGKKAGDWYGPXAHIIKRAVEKAEDSESLNIAIYVAQDCTAYKGFVLNLCETPLKGGTIPGCDWKSVMLLVSAQLGGENLNPVYMQCVKEILKLECCIGIIGGKPKHSLNFIGFQDDFLLCLDPHYCQPVVDVTKPDFLLELFNCISSKKLSFTKMDPRCTIRFYAQTKENFENLCKNVTMVLSSSSLKKXYPIFTFAGGCAQDYGLMNCAPTKLDKTVLISKSGQAGRLKQSSSDEFVFLC